One Williamwhitmania sp. genomic window, GGCCGAATTTGGCAATCCAAACTCCGTTACCGATGCTGGTGTTGGAGCAATTGCTGCCCGATCTGGCGTTTATGGTGCTTTTTTGAACGTTAAAATCAACTCTGCAAGCCTTAATGACAAGGAATTTGTGGCAAAAGTGGTAGCCGATGGTCAAATTATTTTGGAAAAATCGCAGGCCTTAGAATCCATAATATTGGATATTGTGAACAAAAAAATTACGATTTAAATATTTGATAAACAATGGTATGGAAAAAGGATGTTGGCACTTATACCCTCAGGTAACAATTTGATAATGCTGCGAAAACATTGCTTCAGCTAAAAAAAATTAACAAAAAATTGTTACTGTGTTCTCATTTTGCTAAATTGGTGCTGTTAAAAATTGCCTTATTATAAACCTAAAACTTAATCTATGAAACGATTATCAGCTCTTCTTGTCCTGCTGATGCTTGTGGTTTCGTTTGCCCAAGCTCAGTCACGGCAGGTTACAGGAACGGTTACCAGTTCGGATGATGGATCGCCTTTAATTGGTGTGTCTATTCAGGTAAAAGGTACTGTTACCGGTGGTACTACCGATTTAGATGGTAAATACAGCCTGAATGTTCCGGCAAACGGCACTTTGGTGTTTAGTTTTGTTGGATACAAGCCTCAAGAGGTACAGGTTGGAGAACGTTCAATTGTAAATGTTATTCTTGAATCTTCAGCTACCAAGATGGAGGAAGTTGTTGTTACAGCTATTGGTATCAAGCGTTCTGAGAAATCACTCGGATATGCCGCTACTAGCGTTGGCAGCGATGATCTTTCCAAAGCACGTGATGCCAGTTTGATGGGATCACTTCAAGGAAAGGTTGCTGGAGTTACTATTTCATCTGGTGGTGGAACCCCTGGTGCTTCAACAAAGGTTATTCTTCGTGGCTATTCCTCAATAACTGGAAATAATAGCCCACTGTACATTGTTGACGGTTCTCCAATCAATAACTCTCAGGCTGATAGGAATGGAGCAGACTTTGGTAATGGTGCAAACGTGGTTAACCCGGATGATGTAGCTTCTGTTACGATTCTTAAGGGTGCTTCTGCAACTGCTCTCTATGGATCTCGCGCTGCAAATGGGGTAATCATGATTACCACAAAAAGCGGTAAGAGTAACAAGGGTAAGAAAATTACCGTTGAATATTCTGGCAATGCAACATTCTCTACCCTTCTTAAGCTGCCTCAGATGCAGAATGAGTATGGTCAGGGTTGGGGCGGTGTATTCCAGTTTCAAGAAAATGGTTCTTGGGGTCCTAAATTTGATGGTAAAATTCGCCCATGGGGTGCTATTTACAACCATAGCCAGCAGATTAAACCATTTGTAGCTGAGCCTAACAATATTAAGGATTTTTATGACGTAGGAACTTCCTATACCCATTCTATTGGTTTGAGTGGTGGTAATGATGATTCTAATTTCTACCTGTCCTTTTCGAATACTTCTACGGATGGTATTATTCCTGGCAATGCGGATACTTATGTAAGGAATAACGTTTCAGTAAAAGGGAGCACTAAAGCAAATAAGTTTACCATTGGTGGAAGTGTGAACTATGCTAAAACGCAGGGTAAAGTTCTATCAGATGGATATGGTGGAACAAGTGCTGCTTCAAACTTATATTCGGAGATTCTTCAGATACCTCGCGATATGAGTATTGTTGACTTTAAGGATTTGAATAATCCTTTTAATCAAGAAAACTGGTATTTTACCAACTATGCCTTTAATCCATACTATGCAATCTCTGCAAATGGAAATAAACGAAATGAGGATAGGGTATTTGGTAATGTATCCTTAGATTACCAGTTCCTTCCTGAATTAAAGGGAACTGTTAGAATAGGTACTGACGTTGCAAATTCTCAGGAAAAGTCATGGGAGGCTGTTTTAAACTACGATCCCAATTCTTGGGCAAATGTCAATCCTGAGGGCACAAAGAAGGCACCAAACCCTGGTTACTATTCTGAGGATTTCCTTTTTAGAAGGGAACTTAATATTGATTACCTATTAACTTACCAAAAGGATATCACTCCATCAATAAATATCAATGTTCTTGGTGGGTATAATATTAACCAAAGGAACCTCAAGGAATTGTATAACGTTGCTAATTCGTTGGATATACCTGGATTCTACAATATTGCAAACACTGCAGATCCTGTGACTGCAACTACGACTGAATCTATTCGTAGAATTTATGGGATTTTTGGTCAGGTAGACTTCGCTTATAAGAATTGGTGGTTTGTAACTGCAACAGCTAGAAACGACTACTCTTCTACATTGCCTAAAAACAATAGTTCGTTTTTTTACCCTGGTGTAAATACTGCAATTGTTCTCTCTGATGCAATTCCTGCCATTCAGCCATATATTCCTTTTGCAAAGGTAAGGCTTAGCTGGGGTCGAACAGGTAATGATGCTGATCCATACCGGGTTAATTCAGTATTTGAACAGGCAAGTATATACAATCCTTATGGCTACATCAATATGCCAATTGGTGGTCTTAATGGTTACTTAGCAAGCAATACAATTGGTAACCCTAAATTGAAGCCTGAAATCTCAACAGAAAAGGAAATTGGTGTTGATTTTAGATTCCTTAAAAATAGAATTGGTATCGATTTTACTTACTATGATAAGAGTACTACCGACCAGATTTTAGATGTTCCAACGGCTTCTTCTACTGGATATCAATATCAGACTAAGAATTTTGGTGAAGTTCAAAACAAGGGTATTGAGCTTATGCTAAACTTGGTTCCGATAAAGACTACAAATTTTGAGTGGAATGCATCTGTTAGCTATAGCCGCAACAGAAATAAGGTAATTTCTTTGGCGCCTGGTCTGGACGAAGTTCTTTTGCGCTCTATCTATAGCATCGATTTTGTTGCTGTAGCAGGTCAACCTCTTGGCGTTTTCAAAGGTTACGTTAATGAATTAGACCCTCAAGGTCATATAGTAGTTGATGCAAACGGTTATCCTAGGGCAAGTACCACCAAGGGTGTTCTTGGAAATGCGGAATCTAAATACACCATGGGTATCACCAATACCTTTACGTATAAAGATTTCACATTGGGCTTTACCTTCGATATTAGAGAAGGGGGCTTAATGTATTCAGGAACCGCTGACTTACAGTATTTCGTTGGTAATGCACCTCAGACCACCTACAATGATCGTCAACCATGGATGGTACCTAATTCGGTATATGGAGTGCAGGCTGGTGATGGAACTTGGACTTACAGTGAAAACACCCACCCAATTAACTATTCCAATGTTACCGACTACTACTATGCTACCAATAATAAAATGGCCGATAATATGCGCTTGATTCCTCGTTCTTACGTTAAGTTGAGGGAGGCAAATCTAACCTATACGGTGCCTAAAAAGTATTTGGGCAAGCTGCCATTAGGAAATTTGCAAGTTTCGGTGTATGGTAAGAATTTACTTGTATGGACTCCTGTTGGTAATAATTTTGTTGACCCTGAGGTTACCTCTTTCGGCAATGACTTAACTGGAGATCTTGGTGAA contains:
- a CDS encoding SusC/RagA family TonB-linked outer membrane protein; the protein is MKRLSALLVLLMLVVSFAQAQSRQVTGTVTSSDDGSPLIGVSIQVKGTVTGGTTDLDGKYSLNVPANGTLVFSFVGYKPQEVQVGERSIVNVILESSATKMEEVVVTAIGIKRSEKSLGYAATSVGSDDLSKARDASLMGSLQGKVAGVTISSGGGTPGASTKVILRGYSSITGNNSPLYIVDGSPINNSQADRNGADFGNGANVVNPDDVASVTILKGASATALYGSRAANGVIMITTKSGKSNKGKKITVEYSGNATFSTLLKLPQMQNEYGQGWGGVFQFQENGSWGPKFDGKIRPWGAIYNHSQQIKPFVAEPNNIKDFYDVGTSYTHSIGLSGGNDDSNFYLSFSNTSTDGIIPGNADTYVRNNVSVKGSTKANKFTIGGSVNYAKTQGKVLSDGYGGTSAASNLYSEILQIPRDMSIVDFKDLNNPFNQENWYFTNYAFNPYYAISANGNKRNEDRVFGNVSLDYQFLPELKGTVRIGTDVANSQEKSWEAVLNYDPNSWANVNPEGTKKAPNPGYYSEDFLFRRELNIDYLLTYQKDITPSININVLGGYNINQRNLKELYNVANSLDIPGFYNIANTADPVTATTTESIRRIYGIFGQVDFAYKNWWFVTATARNDYSSTLPKNNSSFFYPGVNTAIVLSDAIPAIQPYIPFAKVRLSWGRTGNDADPYRVNSVFEQASIYNPYGYINMPIGGLNGYLASNTIGNPKLKPEISTEKEIGVDFRFLKNRIGIDFTYYDKSTTDQILDVPTASSTGYQYQTKNFGEVQNKGIELMLNLVPIKTTNFEWNASVSYSRNRNKVISLAPGLDEVLLRSIYSIDFVAVAGQPLGVFKGYVNELDPQGHIVVDANGYPRASTTKGVLGNAESKYTMGITNTFTYKDFTLGFTFDIREGGLMYSGTADLQYFVGNAPQTTYNDRQPWMVPNSVYGVQAGDGTWTYSENTHPINYSNVTDYYYATNNKMADNMRLIPRSYVKLREANLTYTVPKKYLGKLPLGNLQVSVYGKNLLVWTPVGNNFVDPEVTSFGNDLTGDLGEFRTNPTLRSFGFSVKATF